In Rhodothermus marinus DSM 4252, a single genomic region encodes these proteins:
- a CDS encoding ligand-binding sensor domain-containing protein — MRGSVLLLALLLSLTAQAQRPEWKHFVGRQTIATLAVGQGKLWASTVEGFLLQIDTEARTQTLQYISDTGLPANYFRVLGIDRSGRPWVWVRRYGLFVYEDGQWENRTPDQIPEDDTFDAFFVDSEGHVWIGGRGSVARYDGDSWKIYRSGIPQFSVRALIRDTPGHLWIGVGSLVALFDGARWRYFDFTDSLGGGIVSSLAIDQTGHIWAAINGKGVAVFRDSSWTVYTPENSDLPNRWVHQVLVDSRGRVWVNAEKELVMFDGFAWHRYTEALNLERLGKNMIALDENDRLWIGTHYGVLEIGDTYHHMHYVGDSTLVGTSFSALAVDQQGRVWVGGNDGLFVFDGNGWTNPNPELTWISVLAVDAQGRILVGTHTEGLAVYDGSRWTQYVQELPDYQVLSLAADQTGKIWAGLFRGKVVTFDGADWTVYDSTNSPIPPAPIYALAVDRSGTVWIGTNDRLITFDGTDWQVYTAADLGGQPGAIRQILPDEAGRIWVATSGGLMCFDGSTWTRYTSRNTGLPRAHVEAIARDADGQLWLSVGSTLAVFDGVFWEFIHPPLAHYAKIVEWTRALAVDASGHIWIAGDGLLVYRKGGVLLQEMPSPEVPDRSLLTSFPNPFTTQTTITFELNRPGRVRLAVFDVLGRELQVLLDGPVTPGRHAVVWDASGYPSGVYLYRLTVNGRSLTGKMLHLR, encoded by the coding sequence ATGCGAGGCTCGGTTTTACTGCTCGCTCTTCTGCTGAGTCTGACGGCCCAGGCCCAGCGCCCTGAATGGAAGCATTTTGTCGGAAGGCAAACGATTGCAACCCTGGCGGTGGGCCAGGGAAAACTCTGGGCAAGTACAGTTGAGGGCTTTTTGCTCCAGATCGACACGGAGGCCAGAACGCAGACCCTGCAATACATATCCGATACGGGGTTACCCGCAAATTACTTTCGCGTGCTGGGAATTGATCGGTCCGGAAGACCCTGGGTGTGGGTAAGGAGGTATGGCCTGTTTGTTTACGAGGATGGACAATGGGAGAACCGAACGCCCGATCAGATTCCTGAAGATGATACATTTGACGCATTTTTCGTCGACAGCGAAGGGCATGTATGGATAGGAGGCCGGGGAAGTGTGGCGCGTTATGACGGGGACTCCTGGAAGATATACCGGAGTGGAATTCCCCAATTCAGTGTACGCGCACTAATCCGTGATACGCCGGGGCATCTGTGGATAGGCGTAGGGTCTCTGGTAGCTCTGTTCGACGGCGCACGGTGGCGCTATTTTGATTTTACCGATTCGCTTGGTGGAGGTATTGTCTCTTCTCTGGCGATAGACCAGACGGGACATATCTGGGCAGCGATCAACGGAAAGGGCGTGGCCGTATTCAGGGATAGCTCCTGGACGGTTTACACGCCTGAAAATTCTGATCTTCCCAACCGCTGGGTACATCAGGTGCTCGTGGATAGTCGGGGGCGTGTCTGGGTTAATGCCGAAAAAGAGCTGGTCATGTTCGATGGCTTTGCGTGGCATCGTTATACCGAGGCGCTGAATCTGGAGCGACTCGGGAAAAATATGATTGCCCTTGATGAAAACGATCGGCTCTGGATCGGAACGCACTATGGAGTGCTGGAAATAGGCGACACCTATCATCACATGCATTATGTAGGCGATTCTACTCTGGTAGGGACGTCATTTTCGGCGCTTGCCGTTGATCAGCAAGGAAGGGTGTGGGTAGGAGGGAATGATGGCCTTTTTGTTTTTGATGGAAACGGCTGGACCAATCCCAATCCAGAGCTTACGTGGATCAGTGTGCTGGCGGTAGACGCTCAGGGGCGAATCCTGGTAGGGACGCATACGGAAGGATTGGCCGTGTATGATGGGAGCAGATGGACGCAGTACGTCCAGGAGCTTCCGGACTATCAGGTGCTTTCGCTGGCGGCAGATCAGACGGGCAAAATCTGGGCGGGCTTGTTCAGAGGCAAGGTGGTTACCTTTGATGGTGCAGACTGGACGGTGTACGATTCCACCAACAGCCCGATTCCTCCGGCACCTATCTATGCGCTGGCAGTCGACAGGAGTGGCACGGTGTGGATCGGCACCAACGACAGGCTGATCACTTTTGACGGCACCGACTGGCAGGTCTATACTGCTGCAGATCTAGGGGGGCAGCCTGGTGCTATTCGTCAGATTCTTCCCGACGAAGCAGGGCGCATCTGGGTGGCTACCTCGGGGGGACTGATGTGCTTTGACGGCAGCACATGGACCCGCTATACGTCCCGCAATACCGGCCTGCCACGTGCGCATGTTGAAGCGATAGCCAGGGACGCGGACGGGCAACTCTGGCTCAGCGTCGGTAGCACCCTTGCGGTTTTTGACGGGGTGTTCTGGGAGTTTATTCACCCTCCCCTTGCGCACTATGCAAAAATAGTGGAATGGACGAGGGCGCTTGCCGTAGATGCCTCCGGACATATATGGATTGCCGGGGATGGGCTGCTCGTCTATCGAAAAGGTGGCGTATTGCTGCAGGAGATGCCGTCGCCCGAGGTGCCCGACCGGTCGCTGCTGACCAGTTTCCCCAACCCGTTCACCACGCAGACCACCATCACGTTCGAATTGAACAGGCCCGGGCGTGTTCGGCTTGCCGTGTTCGATGTGCTGGGGCGTGAGCTGCAGGTGTTGCTCGACGGCCCGGTGACGCCGGGACGCCACGCCGTGGTGTGGGACGCGAGCGGCTATCCGTCCGGTGTCTATCTCTACCGATTGACCGTGAACGGCCGGTCGCTCACAGGTAAGATGCTGCACCTTCGCTGA
- a CDS encoding PIN domain-containing protein — MESHQPGKRKPIGALVDTSVLVRYLTGTPEEMAARAAAILDGDEVLGVSLLVLAETAYVLLSVYGVPRRQVIDESLIWLLQKENLQPIGWAKSQVLQALMRCLPSGRVSIADAL, encoded by the coding sequence ATGGAAAGCCATCAGCCAGGAAAAAGAAAACCGATAGGTGCATTGGTCGATACCAGCGTGCTGGTGCGCTATCTGACCGGAACGCCCGAGGAGATGGCCGCTCGTGCTGCAGCTATTCTGGATGGTGATGAAGTGCTGGGCGTTTCACTGCTTGTGCTTGCAGAGACGGCGTATGTGCTGCTGTCCGTTTATGGCGTTCCGCGTCGGCAGGTCATTGATGAAAGTCTGATCTGGCTTCTGCAAAAAGAAAATCTGCAACCGATTGGTTGGGCAAAGTCGCAGGTTTTGCAGGCGCTGATGCGCTGTTTACCGTCCGGGCGCGTCTCCATTGCCGATGCCCTGTGA
- a CDS encoding AbrB/MazE/SpoVT family DNA-binding domain-containing protein: MTYKIGSKGQVVIAKEIRDKLGIGPGWEVVQLLVEDHVELYFVPPVHRRSLKGMLAPYIKRQPETDDWTALREQAWKAISQEKENR, translated from the coding sequence ATGACTTACAAGATTGGCTCCAAGGGGCAGGTCGTTATTGCCAAGGAGATTCGGGATAAACTGGGTATCGGGCCTGGCTGGGAAGTTGTTCAATTGCTGGTCGAAGATCATGTTGAACTGTATTTTGTACCCCCTGTGCATCGACGTTCCCTGAAGGGTATGCTGGCCCCGTACATCAAGCGTCAGCCGGAAACGGACGACTGGACCGCCCTTCGTGAGCAGGCATGGAAAGCCATCAGCCAGGAAAAAGAAAACCGATAG
- a CDS encoding electron transfer flavoprotein subunit beta/FixA family protein: protein MNICVCIKQVPDIQAPFRIVDGRLQFDVERYVLNAYDASAVEGALQLVEQHGGTVEVVAIGPASVSESIRKALAMGAERAYHIEADPSDWDSATVATVLAAFFRDRSYDAIFTGKQAQDTDAGLTGTMLAELLGLPYVSNAVGLAYENGRLIVTRQGDAGREIIELALPGLVTISNDMNDPRIPSIRGIMQARRKPIEALTLSDLGLSPEQLRPRTRVTGYRPIPPRAPGRKLEGEPAEVVRELVRLLREEARVL from the coding sequence ATGAATATCTGCGTCTGCATCAAACAGGTACCGGACATTCAGGCGCCCTTTCGGATCGTGGACGGGCGCCTGCAGTTCGACGTCGAGCGTTACGTCCTGAACGCCTACGATGCCTCGGCCGTCGAAGGGGCGCTGCAGCTCGTCGAGCAGCACGGCGGTACGGTCGAGGTCGTCGCCATCGGGCCGGCCTCGGTCTCGGAGTCGATTCGCAAGGCGCTGGCCATGGGTGCCGAGCGCGCCTATCACATCGAGGCGGATCCGTCCGACTGGGACTCGGCCACCGTGGCGACGGTGCTGGCCGCCTTCTTCCGGGACCGGAGCTACGATGCTATTTTCACCGGCAAACAGGCCCAGGACACCGACGCAGGCCTGACCGGTACCATGCTGGCCGAGCTGCTGGGGCTCCCCTACGTGAGCAACGCGGTGGGGCTGGCCTACGAAAACGGACGCCTGATCGTCACGCGCCAGGGCGACGCCGGCCGGGAAATCATCGAACTGGCGCTGCCGGGTCTGGTAACGATCTCCAACGACATGAACGACCCGCGCATTCCGTCGATTCGGGGGATCATGCAGGCCCGCCGCAAGCCCATCGAGGCGCTCACGCTGTCGGACCTGGGGCTGTCGCCCGAGCAGCTCCGGCCCCGCACGCGCGTGACCGGCTACCGACCGATTCCGCCCCGTGCGCCCGGCCGCAAGCTCGAAGGCGAACCGGCCGAGGTGGTTCGTGAACTCGTTCGTCTGCTCCGCGAAGAAGCCCGCGTGTTGTAA
- a CDS encoding electron transfer flavoprotein subunit alpha/FixB family protein, translating into MSTYLCHIPTQQERPTRAALEVLTHVRTLARRDGARLAACVLHPEADRFVEALKPYGVDQVYLVKHPVLDRHLNAPVLTALAAVFRAAQPTLMALPSTESVKDVLGALAARVGAAALPDVSAFDIGASVTATRPVMAARVLADTEATTQPVLVSVRAGTYTAQPAESPTEPEVVEVPLDFDTATLRATLREVITGTTGQVDLSEADIIVAAGRGVRDEAGKQLVEELARELGAAIGASRAAIEAGLFPASLQIGQTGKVVSPTLYIAVGISGAIQHVAGMAGSKVIVAINKDPDAPIFNIATYGIVGDLYQILPLLIEEIRRIKAES; encoded by the coding sequence ATGAGCACCTACCTCTGCCATATTCCCACGCAACAGGAGCGCCCTACCCGTGCGGCGCTGGAAGTGCTGACGCACGTGCGCACGCTGGCCCGCCGTGATGGAGCCCGACTGGCCGCCTGTGTGCTGCACCCCGAGGCGGATCGCTTCGTCGAAGCGCTGAAGCCCTACGGGGTGGATCAGGTCTATCTGGTGAAACACCCCGTACTGGACCGGCACCTGAACGCGCCGGTGCTGACTGCGCTGGCGGCCGTCTTTCGCGCGGCACAACCGACGCTGATGGCGCTGCCGTCCACCGAGTCCGTCAAGGACGTGCTGGGGGCGCTGGCCGCCCGCGTCGGAGCCGCCGCCCTGCCCGACGTGTCGGCGTTCGACATCGGCGCGTCCGTGACGGCCACGCGTCCGGTCATGGCCGCCCGTGTGCTGGCCGACACCGAAGCCACCACACAACCCGTGCTTGTCTCGGTGCGGGCCGGCACCTATACCGCACAACCGGCCGAAAGCCCCACCGAGCCTGAAGTCGTGGAGGTACCGCTCGACTTCGACACGGCCACGCTGCGGGCCACGCTCCGCGAGGTGATCACCGGCACGACCGGTCAGGTGGACCTTTCGGAGGCCGACATCATCGTGGCGGCCGGACGCGGCGTGCGCGACGAAGCCGGCAAACAGCTCGTCGAAGAACTGGCCCGCGAGCTGGGCGCCGCCATCGGGGCCTCGCGTGCCGCCATCGAGGCCGGTCTCTTTCCGGCTTCGCTCCAGATCGGCCAGACCGGCAAGGTGGTTTCGCCCACGCTCTACATCGCCGTCGGCATCTCCGGGGCCATCCAGCACGTGGCCGGCATGGCCGGAAGCAAGGTGATCGTGGCGATCAACAAAGACCCGGACGCGCCGATCTTCAACATCGCCACCTACGGCATCGTGGGCGACCTGTACCAGATCCTGCCCCTGCTCATCGAAGAAATCCGCCGGATCAAGGCCGAAAGCTGA
- a CDS encoding FAD-dependent oxidoreductase — protein MEAERFGCIIVGGGIAGLSAAMVLARHEVPFLLIERGAYSGAKNVSGGVLWGTDLARLVPEYWNDPNASFERFINHRRLTFLDEQSAFSIDFKSSHYDTPPYMGVTVLRAIFDRWLADKVQEAIDRSACADASFLAFDVLVERLLVEDGRVVGVEAGGERFYADCVILAEGVNNLLTRQIGLQAEYVPADHMAVGVKEVLRFDRRVLEDRFQLSERSGMANEFIGAITDGVEGGGFLYTNRTTVSIGLVLGMADLRRKRKKPYELLDRFKAHPVVADMIRGGEVVEYSAHVVSTGDMRAMPRELYADGVLVAGEAANLLLNAGKAIQGMDFAMHSGILAAETVLEARRVGDFSAATLRRYRERLEQSYVLQNMRNFQAAVRLLHEPVMYERMPRLVCDLGREFFRVENRPAPKLRQILREVVRRHSSLPELLKLTYRAWKAL, from the coding sequence ATGGAAGCCGAACGCTTCGGGTGCATCATCGTCGGCGGTGGCATCGCCGGACTGAGCGCGGCCATGGTGCTGGCCCGCCATGAGGTGCCCTTTCTGCTCATCGAGCGCGGCGCCTACAGCGGCGCCAAGAACGTCTCGGGCGGCGTGCTCTGGGGCACCGACCTGGCCCGCCTCGTGCCCGAGTACTGGAACGATCCGAACGCCAGCTTCGAGCGCTTCATCAACCACCGGCGGCTGACCTTCCTCGACGAACAGTCGGCCTTCTCGATCGACTTCAAATCGTCCCACTACGACACGCCGCCCTACATGGGCGTGACCGTGCTGCGGGCCATTTTTGACCGCTGGCTGGCCGACAAAGTGCAGGAAGCCATCGACCGGAGCGCCTGTGCCGACGCGTCCTTTCTGGCCTTCGACGTGCTCGTCGAACGCCTGCTCGTCGAAGACGGCCGCGTCGTGGGCGTCGAGGCCGGCGGTGAGCGCTTCTATGCCGACTGCGTGATCCTGGCCGAAGGCGTCAACAACCTGCTCACGCGCCAGATCGGCCTGCAGGCCGAGTACGTGCCCGCCGACCACATGGCCGTCGGCGTCAAAGAAGTGCTCCGCTTCGACCGTCGGGTGCTCGAAGACCGCTTCCAGCTCTCCGAGCGCAGCGGCATGGCCAACGAGTTCATCGGCGCCATCACCGACGGTGTCGAAGGCGGTGGCTTCCTCTACACGAACCGCACCACCGTATCGATCGGACTGGTGCTCGGGATGGCCGACCTGCGCCGCAAGCGCAAAAAGCCCTACGAACTGCTGGACCGCTTCAAGGCGCACCCTGTGGTGGCCGACATGATCCGGGGGGGCGAGGTCGTCGAGTACTCGGCGCACGTGGTCTCGACGGGCGACATGCGGGCCATGCCGCGCGAACTCTACGCCGACGGCGTGCTCGTGGCCGGCGAGGCGGCCAACCTGCTATTGAACGCCGGCAAGGCCATTCAGGGCATGGACTTCGCCATGCATTCGGGTATCCTGGCCGCCGAAACCGTGCTCGAAGCCCGACGCGTCGGCGACTTCTCGGCCGCCACGCTCCGCCGCTACCGCGAGCGCCTGGAGCAGAGCTACGTGCTCCAGAACATGCGGAACTTCCAGGCGGCCGTTCGTTTGCTCCACGAGCCGGTGATGTACGAACGCATGCCGCGCCTGGTGTGCGACCTGGGCCGCGAATTCTTCCGCGTGGAAAACCGTCCGGCCCCGAAATTGCGCCAGATTCTACGCGAGGTGGTGCGCCGCCACAGCTCGCTGCCGGAACTGCTCAAACTCACCTACCGGGCCTGGAAAGCCCTCTGA
- a CDS encoding ferredoxin family protein, with amino-acid sequence MTIAERLGTVNYRNQERRDARPHILVDTNICNTRCPHKATTYVCPANCYTLDEQGHVHFQFEDCIECGTCMYACDQGAVSWHYPDPEQGRGVNWNYG; translated from the coding sequence ATGACGATCGCCGAACGCCTCGGAACCGTCAACTACCGCAACCAGGAGCGCCGGGACGCCCGGCCGCATATTCTGGTCGACACGAACATCTGCAATACGCGTTGCCCGCACAAGGCCACCACCTACGTGTGTCCGGCCAACTGCTACACGCTCGACGAGCAGGGCCACGTGCACTTTCAGTTTGAAGACTGCATCGAGTGCGGCACCTGCATGTACGCCTGCGACCAGGGCGCCGTCAGCTGGCACTACCCGGATCCCGAGCAGGGCCGCGGCGTGAACTGGAATTACGGATAA
- a CDS encoding acyl-CoA dehydrogenase: MGSFPFNPDDAFLFESMLKEEDRLIMETAREYAQSCLEPRALEGNQQGIFHMEIPREMGELGLLGVTIDPKYGGGGASYTAYGLIARELERVDSAYRSFMSVQSSLVMFPIEKYGTEEQKRKYLPKLATGELIGCFGLTEPDHGSDPGSMETTARRVDGGWILNGTKAWITNAPIADIAVVWARAKEHPDDEGEIMGFILERDMPGLSTPETKNKMSLRASSTGEIVMEDVFVPDANVLPGVRGLRGPFSCLSNARYGIAWGTVGAAEDCYQRTRRYVMERTQFGYPLAAMQLIQTKLANMLTEITQMQLLVFRLGQLADEGKVTPAQISLAKRNNAGKALEIARMARDMHGANGIVGEYRVIHHMVNLESVNTYEGTYDIHGLILGREITGIQAFVPRGNDLPPKKKPAPATAS; this comes from the coding sequence ATGGGCTCGTTTCCCTTCAACCCGGACGATGCGTTCCTCTTCGAGTCGATGCTGAAGGAGGAGGATCGCCTGATCATGGAGACGGCGCGCGAGTACGCCCAGAGCTGCCTTGAACCCCGCGCGCTCGAAGGCAACCAGCAGGGCATCTTTCACATGGAGATTCCCCGCGAGATGGGCGAGCTGGGCCTGCTGGGCGTGACGATCGACCCGAAGTACGGCGGGGGTGGCGCCAGTTACACGGCCTACGGACTGATCGCCCGTGAGCTGGAGCGCGTCGACTCGGCCTACCGCTCGTTCATGTCGGTGCAGTCGTCGCTGGTGATGTTCCCCATCGAGAAATACGGCACCGAGGAGCAGAAGCGCAAATACCTGCCGAAGCTGGCCACCGGCGAGCTGATCGGCTGCTTTGGCCTGACCGAGCCCGACCACGGCTCCGATCCCGGCTCGATGGAGACGACGGCCCGGCGCGTCGACGGCGGCTGGATCCTCAACGGTACGAAAGCCTGGATCACGAACGCCCCCATTGCCGACATCGCGGTGGTCTGGGCCCGCGCCAAGGAGCACCCGGACGACGAGGGCGAAATCATGGGCTTCATTCTGGAGCGCGACATGCCGGGCCTCTCGACGCCGGAGACCAAAAACAAGATGTCGCTGCGGGCCTCCTCGACCGGCGAGATCGTAATGGAAGACGTGTTCGTGCCCGATGCAAACGTGCTGCCGGGCGTGCGCGGGCTACGAGGACCGTTCTCGTGCCTGAGCAACGCCCGCTACGGGATCGCCTGGGGCACGGTGGGCGCGGCCGAGGACTGCTACCAGCGCACGCGGCGTTACGTGATGGAGCGCACGCAGTTCGGCTACCCGCTGGCGGCCATGCAGCTCATCCAGACGAAGCTGGCCAACATGCTCACCGAGATCACCCAGATGCAGCTGCTGGTCTTCCGGCTGGGGCAACTGGCCGACGAGGGCAAGGTGACGCCCGCCCAGATCTCGCTGGCCAAGCGTAACAACGCCGGCAAGGCGCTGGAGATTGCCCGCATGGCGCGCGACATGCACGGCGCCAACGGCATCGTAGGTGAGTATCGGGTCATCCATCACATGGTAAACCTCGAAAGCGTCAACACCTACGAGGGTACCTACGACATCCACGGTCTGATCCTCGGCCGCGAGATCACGGGCATCCAGGCCTTTGTGCCGCGCGGCAACGACCTGCCCCCGAAGAAAAAGCCCGCTCCGGCTACGGCTTCGTAA
- a CDS encoding tetratricopeptide repeat protein: protein MKRAGLILKHLLVGGLLGLLLLTGCASRTASQESTDASEAERARVVQFWKLYREATQRRLSGELEAAVELYRQALALDSLHENALYYLGNTYLELGRLEDAYRVWQRLAAAHPRSNRAFMQLGRLQMCYPESPLFDLEAARASFERALALNKDSGPVLHLGEVALLEGRFEEAAALFDKVLAMNFRSVPAYVLKAYLAWQAGDRKTAAALLAQARPYARARTDAARLQLEEGNTRTGRALVSEEATTCPLLDFDETALADTTHLLDPDQVLRPLAERLTKVFTKP from the coding sequence ATGAAACGCGCAGGACTCATACTGAAACACCTGCTCGTCGGCGGACTGCTTGGGCTATTGCTGCTGACCGGATGCGCCTCCCGCACGGCCTCGCAGGAGTCGACCGACGCGTCCGAGGCCGAACGGGCCCGCGTGGTGCAGTTCTGGAAGCTGTATCGTGAGGCCACGCAGCGGCGCCTGAGTGGCGAACTGGAAGCCGCCGTCGAACTGTACCGACAGGCGCTGGCGCTCGACAGTCTGCACGAAAACGCACTCTACTACCTGGGCAACACCTATCTGGAGCTGGGGCGCCTGGAGGACGCCTACCGGGTCTGGCAGCGGCTGGCCGCCGCCCACCCCCGGAGCAACCGGGCCTTCATGCAACTCGGTCGCCTGCAGATGTGCTATCCCGAAAGTCCCCTGTTCGACCTGGAGGCCGCCCGTGCTTCGTTCGAGCGGGCGCTGGCGCTGAACAAAGACAGCGGTCCGGTGCTGCACCTCGGCGAAGTGGCCCTGCTGGAGGGGCGTTTCGAGGAAGCCGCTGCGCTTTTCGACAAGGTGCTGGCGATGAACTTCCGCAGCGTGCCGGCCTATGTGCTGAAGGCCTATCTGGCCTGGCAGGCGGGCGATCGGAAGACCGCCGCCGCGTTGCTGGCACAGGCCCGGCCCTATGCCAGAGCGCGAACCGACGCGGCGCGCCTCCAGCTCGAAGAAGGCAACACGCGCACAGGGCGGGCGCTGGTGTCGGAAGAGGCCACTACGTGCCCGCTGCTGGACTTCGACGAAACCGCCCTGGCCGACACGACCCACCTACTCGACCCTGACCAGGTCCTTCGTCCGCTGGCCGAGCGGCTGACAAAGGTCTTTACGAAGCCGTAG
- a CDS encoding CRTAC1 family protein, with the protein MGRLSRRKRQALWALGVALVGSLGGGVLVWSMTDTDEAPYRPGEQVEGVVARLERTLPPDYPRVTFADVTEAAGIRFRHFAGRRTSQIPEDMGSGAAWGDYDRDGWLDLYVVSTIGPLSMTPEEGRRAGTCNRLFHNNGDGTFTDVTEAAGVGFCGWGMGAAWGDYDNDGWPDLVVTAFGQNMLYHNNGDGTFTDVTRRAGLAGPQGFWTGASWGDYDNDGDLDLYITGYVRYVPVSNDPSALGFDIENPPGINPSTFEPERNLFYRNNGDGTFTEIAVRAGVADPEGKGLSAAWADLDEDGWLDLYVANDVSDNTFFRNRGDGTFEDLSYPALVADYRSSMGIAVGDWDGDTDLDLFLTHWVAQENALYTNLLREQGKLLFRDEADMYGLGQISLDYVGWGTSFFDYDNDGRLDLFVTNGSTLQQRDRPHLLVPQKDLLFWNRGSDGFYDVSAVSGSFFDSLYVGRGAAFGDYDNDGDVDIFVVNHGGRGVLLRNEGGNRNSWLEVALESRSCNRMALGARVRVVAGGQVQVRQIGAQSTYLSQNSPVAHFGLGKVTRVDTVEVIWPCNGRRQVLTDVPARQIVRIVEDVGT; encoded by the coding sequence ATGGGACGACTTTCGCGAAGAAAGCGCCAGGCGCTGTGGGCGCTGGGAGTGGCGCTGGTCGGTAGCCTGGGCGGCGGCGTGCTGGTCTGGAGCATGACCGACACGGACGAAGCGCCGTACCGCCCGGGCGAACAGGTCGAAGGGGTGGTGGCCCGCCTGGAGCGGACGCTCCCGCCGGACTATCCCCGCGTGACGTTCGCGGATGTGACGGAGGCGGCCGGCATTCGCTTTCGCCACTTTGCAGGCCGGCGCACAAGCCAGATCCCGGAAGACATGGGCTCGGGGGCAGCCTGGGGCGACTACGACCGGGATGGCTGGCTCGACCTCTACGTGGTCAGTACGATCGGCCCGCTTTCGATGACGCCTGAAGAAGGGCGCCGGGCCGGTACCTGCAACCGCCTGTTCCACAACAACGGCGACGGCACCTTCACCGATGTGACCGAGGCGGCCGGGGTGGGCTTCTGTGGATGGGGTATGGGCGCGGCCTGGGGCGACTACGACAACGACGGCTGGCCTGACCTGGTGGTGACCGCCTTCGGACAGAACATGCTCTATCACAACAACGGCGACGGCACCTTCACCGACGTAACCCGCAGGGCCGGACTGGCCGGGCCGCAGGGTTTCTGGACGGGCGCCTCCTGGGGCGACTACGACAACGACGGCGACCTCGACCTCTACATCACCGGCTACGTCCGCTACGTGCCCGTCAGCAACGATCCCTCGGCGCTGGGCTTCGACATCGAAAATCCGCCGGGCATCAATCCCTCGACCTTCGAGCCCGAGCGCAACCTGTTCTATCGCAACAACGGCGACGGCACCTTCACCGAAATCGCCGTCCGGGCCGGCGTGGCTGACCCCGAAGGCAAAGGGCTCAGCGCGGCCTGGGCGGATCTGGACGAGGACGGCTGGCTCGACCTCTACGTGGCCAACGACGTCTCGGACAACACCTTCTTCCGCAACCGGGGCGATGGCACCTTCGAAGACCTGAGCTATCCCGCGCTGGTGGCCGATTACCGGAGTTCGATGGGCATTGCCGTGGGCGACTGGGACGGCGACACCGACCTGGATCTGTTCCTGACGCACTGGGTGGCCCAGGAAAACGCGCTCTATACGAACCTCTTGCGGGAGCAGGGCAAGTTGCTGTTTCGTGACGAGGCCGACATGTACGGGCTCGGGCAGATTTCGCTCGACTACGTGGGATGGGGGACTTCGTTTTTCGACTACGACAACGACGGGCGGCTTGACCTGTTTGTGACGAATGGCAGCACGCTCCAGCAGCGCGACCGCCCGCACCTGCTTGTACCCCAGAAGGACCTGCTTTTCTGGAATCGTGGCAGCGACGGGTTCTACGACGTGTCGGCCGTCAGCGGCAGCTTCTTCGATTCGCTCTATGTGGGGCGCGGGGCGGCTTTTGGCGACTACGACAACGATGGCGATGTGGACATTTTCGTGGTGAATCACGGCGGCCGGGGCGTGTTGCTCCGCAACGAAGGGGGCAACCGGAACAGCTGGCTGGAGGTGGCGCTCGAAAGCCGTTCCTGCAACCGGATGGCACTGGGGGCACGGGTGCGCGTGGTGGCGGGCGGACAGGTGCAGGTACGCCAGATCGGTGCGCAGAGCACCTACCTGTCGCAGAACAGCCCCGTGGCCCACTTCGGACTGGGAAAGGTCACCCGCGTCGATACGGTCGAGGTTATCTGGCCGTGCAACGGCCGCCGTCAGGTGCTTACCGACGTACCGGCCCGGCAGATCGTACGTATCGTCGAAGACGTGGGCACATGA